In Actinotignum schaalii, the sequence GGCTTCGTCGGTAGCGAGATTGACGGAGGCGCGCACCCCGGGCAGCTTATTGAGTTTCTTTTCCACGCGCGCCACGCAGGAAGCGCAGGTCATCCCGGAAATCGCAAGGTTTACTTCGGCAACGGGAGCTCCGCTATCTGGCGTGGTGGATGTCATTTAGCGGATGATCTCGGTCACGGTGTAGTCACCGGCTTCGGCTACCGCAGCTTTGAGGTCCTCGTCGGAAAAATCGTGCGGGGTGTACACGAGCACCGAAGAAGTACCTTCCGAGTTCAAGGTGACGAGCACGCTGTTGACATCTGGGAGAGCATCGAGTTCCGCGCTTACGTGCTTGACGCAGTTTTCGCAGGTCATCCCGGTGACTTTCAGCTCGATAGTGCGATCAAATTCTTCTGTTGCCATGGTGCGCCTCCTTCTTCAGCCCCGAGGTGGGGTGCACTCGGTTTAACACGATTCCTGGCGGTGCTATTCCCGCATAGCTTGCGGCTCGGGAAACCTAGTAGCGTTCTTCTTCGCGCATCTGTTTCAGAATCTCGCTTGCCGTTGGCCCATCGGGCGTAGGCTCGGCGGGCGTAGACGCAAGCTCAACAAGGTCCGGCCACGGAATTGTTGCTTCCTGTACGTCCCCGTTTTTCCACAGCCGCAGCAGTGGAGAATCTTTCTGCTCAAGTGACTTTTTATCCATGTTTTTCATTGTATGGCCCAAGGAATCGCTTGCCCTGAATTCGTGATCGCAGCGCGGCCGGAGTGAGCGTCGTCGCCGCATTTACGCCCCCAATAGCGCGAGGGGGATGACATAAATTCCGTCGGTGCGACGGTACGCCTGGGTACCGGTGTTGAGGACCATGAGCAGCGGGTCCTGTTCGGGGATGTGCTTGCGTAACCACAGCAGGTGCTGCACGTCATGCTCGCTAATCGCGTTGGCGAGTTTCACCTCCACTGCGGCGATTTCTCCGCTCGAGCCCTCAGCTATCAAGTCCACCTCGTGGTCACCGTTGCGGGTTCGTAAGTGGAATACGCGGGCCCGGTTAGCTTCGGCTGCGACTCGCACGCTCAGCGCGGCTAGGGACTCGAATAATTGCCCCAAGAACTTCTGCCCGCGTGCGCCCAGCAATGTGTTTTCGTTCAGGTTGAGTAGCCGCAGCGCCAGTGCCGGATCAGCTAGCTGGTGTTTGGGTGCAAGTTGCAGCCGCTTCAAGGCGGTGCTAGCGGGTGCCCAACCGGGGATCGGGTCCAGAATCCACAGTGCGGTGAGGTGTTCGCGGTACGTAATTGTGGTGCTTTTTGCGGGCTGCGTGCCATCCCCACCGGTGGTGGCATCTAATAAATTGGCGTACGACGTTGTGAGGGAACTCGCCGCGGCGTACGCAGCTAACCAGCGGTGCAATACTTCCGGGCGGCGCACCGTTGCCCCGTAATCGGGTAAATCGCGGTCGATAATCAAGCGCAGATACGAATCCAGTAACTCTTGGGTTACTTCAGCGGATTTCGTCATGATCCCAGGGAAACCACTCCGGGCTATGGCGCGGCAATAATCCGGCAAAGCAAAATCCGTATGGCCGGCTATGTCTTGATTCGGGTTCCGGAGCAGTTCACCGAAACTCACGCTAGGCTCAACGAGTTCGCGTTCGAATAATGCCATCGGGCGCAGCCGTAAAGAGAGCACGCGCCCGGCTCCGCTGTGCAGCCCGCTGGCATCGAAAGGTGTGGCTGAGCCGGTCAGCAGGAATCTTCCCGCAGGTGCACCCCCGTCTACCTGGCGCCGCACAGAATCCCACACCGCCGGGACTTTCTGCCATTCGTCCAATAAGAGGGTGCCGGGCGGGACGGTGGTGAAATCCGGATCCGCGGCCGCCACGTATTGAGTTTCGGGGCGGTCAAGCAGCCATACTGTATTCGCGCGCTGCAAAGCGGTGGCGGTTTTCCCTACGCCTTTCGCGCCGTCAATCGCGATTGCGGGAACCTCGGGAAGTAATGCGTCTAGCCGCTTATCAATTGCTCGCTTATGGTAACGCATAGCCCTATCCTACCGTTAGCAGGCTACCTACGCTACCTTTAGCCGGCTTTCTATCCTACTTTTAGCCGAACTTCTACGCTACCTTGAGCCGGAATTGCTTGAGAGTTTTATGTCCTAACGCCCGCGCCGGTTCACAACCACGCGGTGAATAATCCACCCCACCGCGATCACCAGGCACACCACCGCCACGATCTTCGCGAAAATCCCCACGTAATCTTCCACGATGGTCCAATTCGCGCCCAGCAGGTAGCCGGCGTAAATCAGAATCGTATTCCAGATCGCCGAGCCCACCGCCGTCAGCGCGGTAAATTTCAGCATCCCCATATTCGTCACGCCGGCAGGCAGAGAAATAAGGGAGCGGAAAATCGGCACCATGCGCCCGAAGAACACGGTCCAACTGCCGTGTTTATCGAACCATGCCTCGGTTTTATCCACGTCGGATTGTTTGGTGAGCGGGAACCACAGCAGAATTTTGCGGGTGCGTTCCCGCCCGAGCCAGGCGCCCAGCCCGTACAGCAGCCACGCCCCGGCCAGCGAACCGGCGGTACACCACAGAATCGCGCCGATGAGCGTCATATTCGAGGTGGGTGAGGAGGCCGTGAACCCGGCCAGCGGCAAAATCACCTCGGAGGGCAGCGGCGGAAAAATATTTTCCAGCGCGATAAGAAGCGCCGCTCCGAACCCGCCGATAGCGTCCATCACACTGACCACCCAGCCGGTGATACCGCCCATCGCGCCCGGGTCGCCACCCGGCGCCGGTGCGGTCGCCAGGACGCTCGTCCATGCTGCTACGTTCACGCTTCTCCTCTGGTTGCGAACGCCGCGAAGTGCGGCACATATGCCGTATTTTTTACGACGACGCCGCCGCGCTACCGCGCGGCCTGCCGGTTACCTTAGCAGGCTTAGCTGGCTGCGGTCCCGGGCGTGTCTTCCAGGAAATCCACGAGGCGGGCAGCCAGGCCGGTGTACCCGGCCGGGGTGAGAGCAAGAAGACGTTTCTCCACGTCCCCGGGTAGCCCCAAGCCCGCAATAAATTCCCGCATATCTGCCGCGGTGACTTTCCGCCCGCGGGTGAGTGCCTTGAGCCGCTCGTAGGGGTCTTCCAGGTGTTCGGCCCCGCCCAAGGCCGCGGCCCGCATGGCCTGCTGGATCGGTTCGCCCAGCACTTCCCAATTCGCGTCCAGATCCGCGGCGAGTTTGGCGGGATTGGGATCCACCCCGGCCAGCCCGCGCCGCAAATTATCGAGGGCCAGGTAGGAATGCCCGAGCGCCACCCCGATATTGCGTTTCGTGGAGGAATCGGTGAGATCGCGCTGCATCCGGGAGGTTACCAGCGTCTGGCTGAGCACCCCGAAAAGCCCGGAGCTGATCTCCAGATTCGCTTCCGCGTTCTCGAAGCGAATGGGATTGACCTTATGCGGCATCGTCGAGGAGCCGGTCGAGCCCTGCGCCGCCAGGTTCTGGTGGAAATAATCCAGCGAAATATAGGTCCACATATCGGTGGCGAGATTATGGGCGATGCGATTGACGTGCGCAATATCGTCGAAAAGATCGGCGAGCGCATCATAGGACTCAATCTGGGTGGTGAGCGGATTCCAGCTCAGCCCTAAGGATTCCACAAAATCGCGGGCCAGTTCCGGCCAGTTTACCTCCGGAACCGCGGTGGCGTGCGCGGAGAAAGTCCCGGTGGCCCCTGAGAATTTCCCATAATATTCGGCGGCTTCTACCCGGCGCAGAGACCGGTGCAGGCGGTGCGCGAAAACGGCAAGCTCCTTGCCAACGGTGGTGGGCGAAGCCGGTTGCCCGTGCGTATGAGCCAGCATGGCCAGCTCCGCGTGCGTGCGGGCCAGCTCGCTCAGATCCGAAACCAGGCCCCAGGCGCGCGGCAACCAGCAGCGGCGCACCGCGTCGCGCACACCCAGCGCCCAGGCCAGGCTATTAATATCTTCCGAGGTGCAGAAAATATGGACCATTTCGCGCAGGTGGCCCAGCCCGCCCGCGTTCATGCGCTTCTTGATGAAGTATTCGACAGCCTTGACATCGTGCCGTGTTTCCGCCTCAATGGTGGCCAGCTCGCGTGCCGCGGCGTCGTCGAACTTTTCAGGAAGTGACCGCAAATATACGACGGCGCTGCCGGGCAAGGCCCCCACCCCGGGAATCACTGCGCGTTCGCACAGGAAAATCAACCATTCGACTTCCACGTGAATCCGGTAGCGATTGAGCGCGGCCTCGCACAGGTAGGGCTGGAGCGGGGCGGTGGCGCTGGCGTAGCGGCCATCTAAGGGGGATAGCGGCCCGGAAATATTCGGGACGGGGGTGGATTCGGAAGCTGATTCTGGCGCGCGCTGCTCACTCATGGCTCTATTCTGGCAGATCCGCGCCCGGCTGGCAGAACCGCGGGCGTACACCGTGGTGCCCGGTGGTGGCCGGTGGTGGCCGGGAATGCACGTCCGGCTGGCGCAGAACTAGAGGTAGGGCCGGGCGGCGGCCAGGGTTTCCGCGCCGTAGGAACCGCCGAAAAGTGCGGCGTGGAGGATGAGGATATGGAGGCTGTGCAGGCCGATGCGGTGCTGCCAGCCGGAGGCGAGCGGGGAGACCTCGTTATAACCGGCGTAGATCTCCTCCGCGAACGGCGCGCGGAAGACCGTGAGGGTGGCCAGGTCGGTTTCCGCGTGTCCGCCGTGGGAAACCGGGTCGATGAGCATCCCGCCGCGCTCCGTCCACATCACATTGCCGCTCCATAAATCGCCGTGGAGGAGGGCGGCCGGGCTGTGCACCAGGGCCGGCTGGGGGCTATCGAAAGCACCGTCGCGCAGGCGCTCGCATAAACGCTCCAGGGCGTGGGTGCCGCTCGCATCCAAGGCACAGTTATCGCGGGCGGGGCCCAGGTAGGGCTCGATGCGATCCGCGGCGTAAAACTCCCCGAAGCTGCGGGTGGGGAAATCGGCGGGCACCACCGGCAAATCCCAGGAGCCCAGCCGGATCCGGCGGGAGCGGGTGGTGGCGGGCGCGGTCGTTTTTCCGGGTTTGGCGGTGCTAGCTGGTGAACCCGCGTTCCCGGACGGGGCCGTGTTGGAGGGCGAAGCCGCACTGCCGGGAGCCTGCCCGAAAATCCGGTGCCCGGAGGGATCCCAGGCGTGGGTGCGGGCCAGGCGCGCCCCGAATTCCCGCGCGGCCACCGCGGTGGGGCGCACGGAGCGCAAGCGTTCTTCACGAATAACACCGCGGTCATGCTCCGCGGCAGTAGAAAGGAGCGGCACGACGGGCGCCCCGCCATGTGGCGTGGCCTCAGCCAGATCCGCCAGCGAAAGCGCCTCACCCCAAATCTCAGCCGGATCGCCGGTTTTCACAAAGGTCTCCATACCCGCATCCTACGGCGCCCCGGGCCGGGCGGCGCACCGTTCCGGATAACGGTGCGGGCGGACGGGGCACGGTGCGCGGCCGCGGTGCACGGCGCGAAGGTACGGTGGCGCGGAACGGCCCCGGGGTGGCCCGCGGTGATGGTGCACAATAGAAGAATGCAATGGTTCCGCCCCGAATTAGCCGATCTGCCCAGTTACGTCGCCGGGAAACGCCCCCGCAACGCCGATAGCGTCAAGCTCTCCAGCAATGAAGTTCCCTTCCCGCCCACCCCGGCGGTGGCCGCCGCGCTCGCGGCCGCGGTCGCTCAGGGCGGGGAGCTCAACCGCTATCCCGATATGTCCTGCGCGCAGCTCACCGCCGCGCTCGCGGCCTATGAGAACTGGGATCCGGCCGGCATTGTGGTGGGCAATGGGTCCACCGCCCTCATCGAAAAATTCCTGCAAGCCGTGGTGGCTCCGGGCGGCGAGGTCGTCAGCCCGTGGCGCTCCTTCGAGGCCTACCCCATCGCCACTATTGCCGCGGGCGGGCGTTTCGTGGGCGTGCCGTTGCGCGTGGATGGCACCCATGACCTGGAAGCTATGGCCGCCGCCATCACGGACAATACCCGCGCCATCCTCCTGTGTTCGCCCAATAATCCCACCGGCACCACCATCCCGCACGCCGAGCTAGCCAGCTTCCTGGCCAACGTTCCCGCCCGCATCCCGGTGCTTCTCGACGAGGCTTATATTCACTTTGCTCCCGCGGTGGGTGAAAGCCAAGCGAGCCGCGCCGTCGTACAAAACGGGAAAGAACTGGTGCGCCAGTACCCGAATGCGGCGGTGGCGCGCACGTTTTCCAAGGCGTTTGCGCTGGCCGGGCTGCGGCTGGGTTACCTGCTCACCAGTCCCGCGCTAGCTGAGCCGCTGCGCCGTATCGCCACGCCTTTCGGCGTCAATCGCCTCGCTCAGGTGGCCGGTCAGGCGGCCCTCACCGAAGCGGATACCGTGTTGGAGCGCGCCGCGCAGCTCGCCGGCGCCCGCGATGAGCTGGCCGCCCAGCTCGCGGCGGCCGGCTGGCACACGCCCACCTCGCACGCGAATTTCCTGTGGGTTTCCGCGGCGGAACTGGCCCGGCACGGGGTGAGCGCCGCGCGTTTCGAAGATGCTTGCATGGATGCCGGGGTGCTGGTGCGGGTACTCGGCGAAGGCGTGCGGATCAGCGTGGCCGAACCGGAAGGCAGCGCGCGGGTGCTCGCCGCCGTGCGCGCGCTCGGCGGGCGCAGCAGCTAGCGCCGCGCCAGCTAGACCCGCGGTGCGGCCGCCCCACACGCGCCGCGTACCAACAAGCGCCGCGCCAGCTAGAACACTTCTTCGGCGGCCCGCCGCACCGTAAAGCCGTGGCCGGTCAGCTCCGACCAGCAGGAAATCCCGGCGTATTGGTCGGCGGTGCAGGCGAAGCCGTGCGCGGCCACCACGCTGCCGTAGGGCACCTCTTTGGCGGTGCTCACCTGGGTGGAACACCCGGAGGTGGTGGTGCCCGTCAGCCCCACGGTGTAATTGGCCGGTTCGCCTTCGCAGCCGGGCGGCGACACATAGTCATAGGTGAAAATCGTGCAATTGGCGGCTTTTTCGTCGAGGGAGCAGCGCACGTTATTCATCGGGGTGGTGAAAGATTCCAGCCGGGTAGCCTCCGGCGGGCCGGCCGCACCAGTTTCCACCACTGGCGCGAGGCCGCGAACGATTGGAAATCCGCAGGGGCGGCAATATCGCCGAGCGCCGTGCTCAAGCTCAGGGTGTATTCCGCCCCGCAGCTGGAGGAGAGGGTGCGCAGGGCCTCGGTGAGCAGCGGTGCTTCGGCGGTATAGGTGCCGCCCGCGGCCGCCGCGGTGGCGTAATCAGCCAGGGTTGCCGCCGCGCTCTCCGGATTCGGGCAGGAGCCCGAGCGCAAGTCGTGAACCTGTTCGCGCAGCTGGGTGAGATCGGCGGAGGCGCTGCGCCCAGGTTCGGAACCGGCGGCGGTGGGCGCCGGCCCGGCGGCGTCGTCGCCAGAAAAATACGAAACCCCCACCAGGGCGAGCACGCCCGCAAGAACGGCAGCGGCGAAAAGCAAGAAATACAGCGGCCATCGCGCCGGGCCGTGCGCGCCGTGTCTCATGCGTACTCCTTGTGCTGGGGATTGTCCTCCTAGGTTACGGCACCGCGCGCCGCGCGTCATCTTAGGTACGACGGCGCAGCTAGGGCGCCCGCCCCACGCGGCCCCGCCGGGGCCTTCGGCTAGCGCCCACCCAGGGCGGTGCGCAGCACGGGCAGAATCTGAATATCGCCGGGCAACCACTCCACGCTATCGAGCTCCGCGGCGGTGAGGACGCGGGCATCGCGGTGCGCCGGGCCCAGGGTTATCTCACCGAAGGGCCGCGCCAGCCACACCAGCATCCGCAGCCCGGCGTTATGATCCCCGGAGCTCAGGTCCCAGGAGCCATCCGGGCTATCGGGATTGGCCAGCTGCCGGCCGATATCAATACCGCAGCCCAGCTCCT encodes:
- the purB gene encoding adenylosuccinate lyase → MSEQRAPESASESTPVPNISGPLSPLDGRYASATAPLQPYLCEAALNRYRIHVEVEWLIFLCERAVIPGVGALPGSAVVYLRSLPEKFDDAAARELATIEAETRHDVKAVEYFIKKRMNAGGLGHLREMVHIFCTSEDINSLAWALGVRDAVRRCWLPRAWGLVSDLSELARTHAELAMLAHTHGQPASPTTVGKELAVFAHRLHRSLRRVEAAEYYGKFSGATGTFSAHATAVPEVNWPELARDFVESLGLSWNPLTTQIESYDALADLFDDIAHVNRIAHNLATDMWTYISLDYFHQNLAAQGSTGSSTMPHKVNPIRFENAEANLEISSGLFGVLSQTLVTSRMQRDLTDSSTKRNIGVALGHSYLALDNLRRGLAGVDPNPAKLAADLDANWEVLGEPIQQAMRAAALGGAEHLEDPYERLKALTRGRKVTAADMREFIAGLGLPGDVEKRLLALTPAGYTGLAARLVDFLEDTPGTAAS
- a CDS encoding histidinol-phosphate transaminase — translated: MQWFRPELADLPSYVAGKRPRNADSVKLSSNEVPFPPTPAVAAALAAAVAQGGELNRYPDMSCAQLTAALAAYENWDPAGIVVGNGSTALIEKFLQAVVAPGGEVVSPWRSFEAYPIATIAAGGRFVGVPLRVDGTHDLEAMAAAITDNTRAILLCSPNNPTGTTIPHAELASFLANVPARIPVLLDEAYIHFAPAVGESQASRAVVQNGKELVRQYPNAAVARTFSKAFALAGLRLGYLLTSPALAEPLRRIATPFGVNRLAQVAGQAALTEADTVLERAAQLAGARDELAAQLAAAGWHTPTSHANFLWVSAAELARHGVSAARFEDACMDAGVLVRVLGEGVRISVAEPEGSARVLAAVRALGGRSS
- a CDS encoding ATP-binding protein; the encoded protein is MRYHKRAIDKRLDALLPEVPAIAIDGAKGVGKTATALQRANTVWLLDRPETQYVAAADPDFTTVPPGTLLLDEWQKVPAVWDSVRRQVDGGAPAGRFLLTGSATPFDASGLHSGAGRVLSLRLRPMALFERELVEPSVSFGELLRNPNQDIAGHTDFALPDYCRAIARSGFPGIMTKSAEVTQELLDSYLRLIIDRDLPDYGATVRRPEVLHRWLAAYAAASSLTTSYANLLDATTGGDGTQPAKSTTITYREHLTALWILDPIPGWAPASTALKRLQLAPKHQLADPALALRLLNLNENTLLGARGQKFLGQLFESLAALSVRVAAEANRARVFHLRTRNGDHEVDLIAEGSSGEIAAVEVKLANAISEHDVQHLLWLRKHIPEQDPLLMVLNTGTQAYRRTDGIYVIPLALLGA
- a CDS encoding (deoxy)nucleoside triphosphate pyrophosphohydrolase, with product MTSESTSHLTPVSEPAPVTAPAPDSTAEPAPRLVVGAALVADLTNPRGVLATQRSYPAWADGLWEFPGGKVEPGETPREALHREISEELGCGIDIGRQLANPDSPDGSWDLSSGDHNAGLRMLVWLARPFGEITLGPAHRDARVLTAAELDSVEWLPGDIQILPVLRTALGGR
- a CDS encoding DedA family protein, with the protein product MNVAAWTSVLATAPAPGGDPGAMGGITGWVVSVMDAIGGFGAALLIALENIFPPLPSEVILPLAGFTASSPTSNMTLIGAILWCTAGSLAGAWLLYGLGAWLGRERTRKILLWFPLTKQSDVDKTEAWFDKHGSWTVFFGRMVPIFRSLISLPAGVTNMGMLKFTALTAVGSAIWNTILIYAGYLLGANWTIVEDYVGIFAKIVAVVCLVIAVGWIIHRVVVNRRGR
- a CDS encoding heavy-metal-associated domain-containing protein; this encodes MATEEFDRTIELKVTGMTCENCVKHVSAELDALPDVNSVLVTLNSEGTSSVLVYTPHDFSDEDLKAAVAEAGDYTVTEIIR
- a CDS encoding fructosamine kinase family protein; protein product: METFVKTGDPAEIWGEALSLADLAEATPHGGAPVVPLLSTAAEHDRGVIREERLRSVRPTAVAAREFGARLARTHAWDPSGHRIFGQAPGSAASPSNTAPSGNAGSPASTAKPGKTTAPATTRSRRIRLGSWDLPVVPADFPTRSFGEFYAADRIEPYLGPARDNCALDASGTHALERLCERLRDGAFDSPQPALVHSPAALLHGDLWSGNVMWTERGGMLIDPVSHGGHAETDLATLTVFRAPFAEEIYAGYNEVSPLASGWQHRIGLHSLHILILHAALFGGSYGAETLAAARPYL